One genomic window of Ammospiza nelsoni isolate bAmmNel1 chromosome 4, bAmmNel1.pri, whole genome shotgun sequence includes the following:
- the HPGD gene encoding 15-hydroxyprostaglandin dehydrogenase [NAD(+)], which translates to MHVNGKVALVTGGAQGIGRAFVQALLGKGAKVALLDRNCEAGQESKAALDEQFEAQRTLFIQCDVTDQEQLKGAFKKVIEHFGRLDIVVNNAGVNNEKDWESTIQVNLTSVIRGTYLGIEYMKKGNGGDGGVIINMSSLAGLMPAAFQPVYCATKHGVIGFTRSLALAANMENYGVRLNTICPGFVNTPILQSIDKEENMGQYYSYKDEIKNMMQFYGIMDPSIIAEGLITIIEDDTLNGEVMKITVSQGIHFHQYGQTPFTSSKR; encoded by the exons ATGCACGTCAATGGGAAGGTGGCTCTGGTCACCGGCGGGGCGCAGGGCATCGGCCGCGCCTTCGTCCAGGCGCTGCTGGGCAAGGGCGCCAAG GTAGCCCTGCTGGACCGCAACTGCGAGGCCGGACAGGAGAGCAAGGCGGCCCTGGACGAGCAGTTCGAAGCGCAGAGGACGCTGTTCATCCAGTGCGACGTGACggaccaggagcagctgaaag GTGCTTTCAAAAAAGTAATTGAACATTTTGGAAGACTGGACATTGTGGTTAATAATGCTGGAGTGAACAATGAGAAGGACTGGGAAAGCACTATACAAGTTAACTTG ACATCTGTGATCAGAGGAACCTACCTTGGCATAGAATAcatgaaaaaaggaaatggaggTGATGGAGGAGTGATCATTAATATGTCATCCTTGGCAG gactCATGCCTGCTGCCTTCCAGCCTGTGTACTGTGCTACAAAGCACGGTGTCATTGGATTCACACGGTCCTTAGCA TTAGCTGCTAACATGGAAAACTACGGTGTGAGACTGAACACAATTTGTCCAGGATTTGTCAACACACCAATTCTTCAGTCAATAGATAAAGAAGAGAATATGGGACAATACTATTCCTACAAGGATGAGATAAAAAATATGATGCAGTTCTATGGCATAATGGA cccaTCAATAATTGCTGAAGGATTGATAACAATAATTGAAGATGATACTCTAAATGGAGAAGTTATGAAGATTACAGTATCCCAAGGAATTCATTTTCACCAATATGGCCAAACACCTTTTACATCATCAAAGAGATAA